One window of Triticum dicoccoides isolate Atlit2015 ecotype Zavitan chromosome 5A, WEW_v2.0, whole genome shotgun sequence genomic DNA carries:
- the LOC119301227 gene encoding ubiquitin-conjugating enzyme E2 28-like produces MANRRIQKELMDLQKDPPTSCSAGPAGADLFHWQATIMGPGDSPYSGGVFFVNIHFPPDYPFKPPKVNFQTKVYHPNINSNGSICLDILKEQWSPALTISKVLLSISSLLTDPNPDDPLVPEIAQLYKNQRARYEETARAWTQKYAMG; encoded by the exons ATGGCGAACAGAAGGATTCAGAAGGAGCTCATGGATTTGCAAAAGGATCCACCAACATCATGCAGCGCTGGGCCTGCTGGGGCGGATCTATTCCACTGGCAGGCCACAATCATGGGCCCTGGTGATAGCCCCTACTCAGGAGGGGTGTTCTTTGTCAACATCCATTTCCCTCCTGATTACCCCTTTAAGCCTCCAAAAGTGAATTTCCAAACAAAG GTGTATCACCCgaacatcaactccaacggcagcaTCTGCCTGGACATCCTCAAGGAGCAGTGGAGCCCGGCGCTAACCATATCCAAGGTCCTACTCTCCATCAGCTCCCTGCTCACCGACCCCAACCCCGACGACCCCCTTGTCCCGGAGATCGCGCAGCTCTACAAGAACCAGAGAGCCCGCTACGAGGAGACCGCGAGGGCCTGGACCCAGAAGTACGCCATGGGCTGA